GTTCAAACAATTAAATGGAAGCTAGTTATTGCTAGCACTGCAATGAAGTTCTCAAAATACCAACAAAAATTTAGCCTATTTGTTCTCCCACACATCTGTATTAGTTAATTCCTTTCACAGGCATGCTCCACAACACAGGAGCTTTTTCAGCCCAATGAAAACTCATACGTAGGGGAAACCATGTGAATAATGTGACTCCATGGGTGAAACAAAACCATGAAGATACCAAGTACCAAAGGCTACTAAGTTGAGAAGGTAATTCTCCTTTACTCACATCCACCTAAACAGAATTCTATCAGAACTGTAACAATTGTTTATAATTCTTAGTAAGGAACAATAGCGGTAAAATCTGGAAAACTATTTTTAAGGAAAGTCCACTTTTGTACCATGTTCTGCAGTGTTACAATTGCCTTGTAATGTAGgtaattccttttttttaatgaaccatCGCTATGAAGGGCCACTCACCTCGATTACCCATAGTTATCTTTTGGAATGAGTACAGCCAATACAGTGTGGTTTAAcatttggagctggcaacacaTTACCCTAAAGACAATTCAGCTTTTTTCTATTATTAATTATTTTGATGGTATTATAGCTGACAAATTACTTAGatttcttcccttttcctttctatTCAGCTCACTTGAAAATGAAGAGACTCTCATGGACATGgggtttgctgttgttgttattagCATCCAGTGGACACTGTTCAAAACAATCTAAACTCAAAAACTCTCTGAGGCGACAGCCACGTGCGGCAGAAGGGGGAGATGAAGCAAGAAAGTGTGGCTACACATTTATTGTCCCTGAACAAAAAATAACTGGACCAATTTGTGTCAACACCAAAGGACCAGGACCAGAGAATAAAAAAGATGAAATTACAAGGATGGACATAGAGAATCTGAAGGATGTATTATCTAAGCAAAAACGAGAGATCGATCTCCTGCAGCTAGTGGTAGATGTGGATGGGAATATAGTAAACGAAGTAAAGCTGCTGAGAAAAGAAAGCCGTAACATGAATTCCCGGGTCACTCAGCTCTACATGCAGCTTCTGCATGAGATAATCCGCAAACGGGACAACTCACTTGAGCTTTCCCAGCTGGAAAACAAAATCCTCAACGCCACAACAGAAATGTTGAAGATGACAACAAGATACAAAGAACTTGAAATAAAATACGCAGCACTAACTGATCTTGTTAATAATCAGTCTGTCGTCATCTCTTTACTGGAAGAGCAATGCTTGCGGATATTCTCACAGCAGGATACACATGGTTCTCCACCATTAGTTCAGGTGGTCCCTCACCACATTCCTAACAGCCAACAGTACACCCCTGGACTCTTAGGAAGTAATGAAATACAGAGAGATCCAGGTTATCCTAGGGAGAGAGATGTAAGGCCACCTCCTGATCCAGCTACCTCTCCTACAAAAAGCCCTTTCAGGATTCCACCACTGACTTTAATCAATGAAGGTAAGACATTTGCTGAAGTCTACAGTCTGTACaggtttaatttttaaattttaaaatctccATTAGCTATTAAGTATCAAAAAGCAGCTGCTGGGTTTAGGGATTTGGTGTTTGGGAAGAGGGccccaactctcccccccccccatgtttttttCTTGCTGAAACTACACCCTCCGCTGTGGCTGATAGTAGCTCTAATAGAAGAAAGCAGAGATGACTGGCTTCTCACTGGAGCCAGAAGtagccactgagaaggccctcttccgGCACAGGACTAGAGCAATGACAAAATAAAATATGACCAACCTGGTAGCAACTGTGCAGTCTAACACGTGGGGGAAaagattaagagaaatatcccagagaaatagatttACTAAGTGAAGCCAAAAATGTCTCTGTAAAAAGGTTTATtataaaaaagagggggaaaagggaaagggtggTTGGGTTCAAAAAGATGTGggaaaaagacaaacaaaatacaGAGAAAGGcacacagcagcaacaacaacacagagatattcaaatgaaaagcaatacagttgcaCTAAGCTAAACACATTACCTATGCTGTAGCTGGTTCCTCAGAGCCtgtgcagagttccttgcagTAACAAGAAGTTGGAGGAGTTCTTAACTCCTACCCAACTTCATGTGGACTCAGTTTCTCCAAAGAGTGAaaaactgaagacaagggaaaatcccaaatgtaCAGCTATTTATGCTAAATGAAGTTAgacctaagccagcctcctttctaagacttgttataaaaatgtaaaccacTGACAAAACATATAGTGATTAATATATTTACAATGATAATTATTTAGTATGAGACATATATTGTAGACACATTATTGTTTGCATAATGTTAACATAAAAGTATCATGGTTATATGCTTCACCATGTACATAACATCTCATCCAAAAAAACGTTTTTATacagctgcaaaatggcacaaaataatgttcttgttaattttatgttgattttcttttgaagtaAAGTTAGGCTGTTATCTATCTGGTAGTGAACTAGGCTGTTATCCGTTTAGTAGTGGTACAGGATACCGGTCAAAATGCCTGTTTCGagccttcttcagccaccccagtTGTTCACAGAAGCCTTCAGCTATGGGTATTTACCTCAGAGCTATAGCTATTAATTTAATGCCAATATTATAGTTAGCTCAACATTATACTTATCTCTTAATTAAACTATGTTTACACCTTATATTTACAGCAGTCAAAAAAAGTCTCATACTCACTTAATTGTTGACATTCAGCAATTTAgcacagtaacttgtgaggttTGGACGTGACAGagattctttcttgttcacagTCATTATGTTACTAGCAAACTCAGTCTAAATATCTTATTTCGATCCCAGGTGCAATGTATTGTTACAGAAAGGGTGTACTGTTACAGAAAGGGTGTAAAGTCATTGATCATGTTTAACCCATTGGGTGTTACACAATTAAAGAGATGCACAAAGCGTGCCTCTTGTTGACAGAGTATTTTCTCTACATCAGACTTTTGATACTTCTTAAGTATAAATTGCCAAACCGCAAAGAATTTTAAGTCATCTTCTGAATGTTTATATTGCATTCAGTGCTCTACAATAGGCGCCGCTGTCACGTGATTGCGTATTCTAGACCTATGTTCCCTGATCCTTAATTTTAGGGGGCGTGTCATTTTTCCTACGTAAATTAATTTGCATGGGCAAATTAATATGTAAATCACATTCTGCGAATTGCAATTAGTAAAGTGGCGTAGATTATATTTAAAACCAGTGTCTTCTCTCGTGAAACTTTTCACTGGTAATGAAAAGCGACACACTGCGCATGATCTGCAGGTGTAATGACCTACTGCCCCTACTGTAGTTGGAGCATTGGTCCAATCTGTATGGACTAAGGAGTCTCTTAAAGATACAGTCCGCTTTAACCCAATTAAGGGTAGCTCTGAGCATCCTGGTATGTCCTGTACTATGtgccaatgtttaaaaataatattttttattttatgggCTAGTGATGTGTAATTAAAGGAAGCTGTTAATCTGTCTGTAGCCCGTTTTTTTCGGATAAAGAGTGAGGAACGATCTATGCTATTAGCAAGTTGTTTAGCTGCATCAACAATATGTTTAGGATAACCCCTTCTTAATAAGGTGTTAGTAAGATCATTTGAAGCTATGTCATAGTCCTCCCTTTTTGTTGCATTTCTCTTTAAACGCAAGAATTGCCCATAaggtaaattattttttaaaaaggggggggtgaTGTGAGTCATAATGCAGTAACGCTCCCTTATCTGTTGGCTTCCTATAAGGGGTGACCCATAGTTTCCCTTGTGCATCTATGTTTACCACAGTATCTAAAAATGGCAACTTCGTAGTATCCATTTTACAATCAAATTGAATATGTGTATCACACTCATTAATTTCTTTGCAGAACCGTACACAATTCTATGCATCATCAAATAACATTATCAGATCATCCACAAATCGGCAAAAAATATCACATGATTTTTAAagatatcatttaaaaaaataaatttcttttcaAACAAAATCATATAAATGTTTGCCACCGAGGGCGCCACCGCTGAGCCCATCGCGACTCCTTCTGTTTGTTGATAAAGGTTGCTCTCAAACCTAAAGTAATTATTATCAAAGAGTAGGCCTAGCAAATCCAATAGGAAATGAGTAGGTGGTTGCTGTTCTAACCTACTCTCGAGTAATCTTTCTATTTCAGCTCTAGCCTCTTTAAGTGGAACATTAGTATATAGAGATCTGACATCTAGCGTGGCAATAACCGCACCCGGTATGTTGGGAAtagtttcaatttcctttatgaATTGTGTGGTGTCTAATATGTAAGAGGAGGTTCTGATAGAATATTGATGAAGGTGGTTTTCAAGGTATTTTTATATATGATCCAAAGGACCATTAATGCCAGATACTATGGGGCGCCCAGGAGGTGGTAGAATACCCTTATGAACTTTTGGTAGTATGTAGAATGTTGGAATTTTAGGATATTTATTTAATAGAAAATCAGCTTCCTTTTTTGTTACATAATCCAAAGTTAGTGCTTCATAAATTACTGTTTTTATACGGTTAAGAACCGTATTTGTTGGATCCCTTTTTAATTTCTTATAGTATTGTATGTTATTAAGCTGTCTATGACACTCTGCAtcatattttgattttttttaaagtacaataGCCCTGCCCTTATCAGCTGGCTTGATAATAAGGTTGGGAATGATTTGTAAGTTCTTTATATATagtactgaaaaggtatttttcagggttttttttttaaactggcaaaaaatggtggcaatgaatgggagccgaaaaagcagacctgaataatgctgaatgtaTTTG
This Euleptes europaea isolate rEulEur1 chromosome 2, rEulEur1.hap1, whole genome shotgun sequence DNA region includes the following protein-coding sequences:
- the ANGPTL1 gene encoding angiopoietin-related protein 1; the encoded protein is MKRLSWTWGLLLLLLASSGHCSKQSKLKNSLRRQPRAAEGGDEARKCGYTFIVPEQKITGPICVNTKGPGPENKKDEITRMDIENLKDVLSKQKREIDLLQLVVDVDGNIVNEVKLLRKESRNMNSRVTQLYMQLLHEIIRKRDNSLELSQLENKILNATTEMLKMTTRYKELEIKYAALTDLVNNQSVVISLLEEQCLRIFSQQDTHGSPPLVQVVPHHIPNSQQYTPGLLGSNEIQRDPGYPRERDVRPPPDPATSPTKSPFRIPPLTLINEGPFKDCQEAKQAGYSSSGIYMIKPENSNGPMQLWCENSLDPGGWTVIQKRTDGSVNFFTNWDNYKKGFGNVAGEYWLGLENIFLLSNQDNYRLLIELEDWSNKKVYAEYSSFRLEPESEFYRLRLGTYQGNAGDSMIWHNGKQFTTLDRDRDMYTGNCAHFHKGGWWYNACAHSNLNGVWYRGGHYRSKHQDGIFWAEYRGGSYSLKAVQMMIRPID